The following are encoded together in the Equus quagga isolate Etosha38 chromosome 15, UCLA_HA_Equagga_1.0, whole genome shotgun sequence genome:
- the BAG6 gene encoding large proline-rich protein BAG6 isoform X14: MRSTTDAGAVGPAGDGGGGGGSLGCSASSHLGRPRSVSPPETYCLGPRTFSSCPTKVKLGDLGGAGSTASRSPNTIGETEVAVGGRELSAMEPNDSTSTTMEEPDSLEVLVKTLDSQTRTFIVGAQMNVKEFKEHIAASVSIPSEKQRLIYQGRVLQDDKKLQEYNVGGKVIHLVERAPPQTQLPSGASSGTGSASATHGGGPPPGTRGPGASVHDRNANSYVMVGTFNLPSEPRVRLVMAQHMIRDIQTLLSRMECRGGSQAQHSQPPPQTPTVAPEPVALSSQTSEPVESEAPPREPMEAEEVEERAPAQSPELTPSGPAPAGPTPAPETNAPNHPSPAEYVEVLQELQRLESRLQPFLQRYYEVLGAAATTDYNNNQEGREEDQRLINLVGESLRLLGNTFVALSDLRCNLACAPPRHLHVVRPMSHYTTPMVLQQAAIPIQINVGTTVTMTGNGTRPPPAPNAEAPPPGPGQASSLAPSSTTVESSTEGAPPPGPAPPPTTSHPRVIRISHQSVEPVVMMHMNIQDSGTQPGGVPSAPTGPLGPPGHGQTLGSTLIQLPSLPPEFMHAVAHQITHQAMVAAVASAAAGQQVPGFPTAPTRVVIARPTPPQARPSHPGGPPVSGALQGAGLGTNASLAQMVSGLVGQLLMQPVLVAQGTPGMAPPPAPATASASAGTTNTATTAGPAPGGPAQPPPPQTSTADLQFSQLLGNLLGPAGPGTGGPGMASPTITVAMPGVPAFLQGMTDFLQAPPPPPPPPPPPPAPEQQTMPPPGSPSGGAGSPGGRGPESLPPEFYTSVVQGVLSSLLGSLGARAGSSESIAAFIQRLSGSSNIFEPGADGALGFFGALLSLLCQNFSMVDVVMLLHGHFQPLQRLQPQLRSFFHQHYLGGQEPTPGNIRTATHTLITGLEEYVRESFSLVQVQPGVDIIRTNLEFLQEQFNSIAAHVLHCTDSGFGARLLELCNQGLFECLALNLHCLGGQQMELAAVINGRIRRMSRGVNPSLVSWLTTMMGLRLQVVLEHMPVGPDAILRYVRRIGDPPQPLSEEPMEVQGSERTSPEPQRENASPAPGTTAEEAMSRGPPPAPEGGSRDEQDGASAETEPWAAAVPPEWVPIIQQDIQSQRKVKPQPPLSDAYLSGMPAKRRKLRADIQKRLQEDPNYSPQRFPNAHRAFADDP; the protein is encoded by the exons ATGCGCAGTACGACGGACGCAGGCGCAGTAGGTCCCGCGggcgacggcggcggcggcggcggctccttGGGGTGCTCGGCTTCTTCCCATCTAGGCCGGCCCCGGTCCGTCTCGCCCCCAGAAACTTACTGTTTGGGGCCGCGGACCTTTTCGTCTTGCCCCACAAAAGTAAAGCTTGGAGACCTAGGGGGAGCCGGAAGTACCGCCTCGCGATCCCCAAATACTATCGGGGAAACGGAAGTGGCCGTCGGTGGCAG AGAACTGTCGGCCATGGAGCCCAATGATAGTACCAGTACCACTATGGAAGAGCCTGACAGCCTGGAGGTGCTGGTGAAGACTCTGGACTCTCAGACTCGGACCTTTATTGTGGGGGCCCAG ATGAATGTAAAGGAGTTTAAGGAGCACATTGCTGCCTCTGTCAGCATCCCTTCTGAGAAACAACGGCTCATCTACCAGGGACGAGTTCTACAGGATGATAAGAAGCTCCAGGAATACA aTGTTGGGGGAAAGGTTATCCACCTTGTGGAACGGGCTCCTCCTCAGACTCAGCTCCCTTCTGGGGCATCTTCTGGGACAGGGTCTGCCTCAGCCACCCATGGTGGGGGACCCCCCCCTGGTACTCGGGGGCCTGGGGCCTCTGTTCATGACCGGAATGCCAACAGCTATGTCATGGTTGGAACCTTCAATCTTCCT AGTGAGCCCAGAGTACGGCTGGTGATGGCTCAGCATATGATCAGGGACATACAAACCTTACTCTCCCGGATGGAG TGTCGAGGGGGATCCCAAGCACAGCACAGTCAGCCGCCCCCGCAGACACCAACTGTGGCCCCGGAGCCAGTAGCTTTGAGCTCTCAAACATCAGAACCGGTTGAAAGCGAAGCACCTCCTCGGGAGCCCATGGAGGCAGAAGAAGTGGAGGAGCGTGCCCCAGCCCAGAGCCCGGAGCTCACCCCTTCTGGCCCAGCCCCAGCGGGCCCAACGCCGGCCCCAGAGACAAATGCACCCAA CCATCCCTCCCCTGCGGAGTATGTTGAGGTGCTCCAGGAACTACAGCGGCTTGAGAGCCGCCTCCAGCCCTTCCTGCAGCGCTACTATGAGGTTCTGGGTGCTGCTGCCACCACGGACTACAACAATAAT CAAGAAGGCCGTGAAGAGGACCAGCGCCTGATCAACCTGGTCGGGGAGAGCCTGCGGCTGCTGGGCAACACCTTTGTGGCACTGTCTGACCTGCGCTGCAATCTGGCCTGTGCGCCCCCGCGACACCTGCATGTGGTCCGGCCTATGTCTCATTACACCACCCCCATGGTGCTCCAGCAGGCAGCCATCCCCATCCAG ATCAATGTGGGGACCACTGTGACCATGACGGGGAATGGGACTCGGCCCCCCCCGGCTCCCAATGCAGAGGCACCTCCCCCTGGTCCTGGGCAGGCCTCGTCCCTGGCTCCCTCTTCGACCACTGTCGAGTCTTCAACTGAGGGGGCTCCCCCCCCAGGACCAGCTCCCCCACCGACCACCAGCCACCCGAGGGTCATCCGGATTTCCCACCAGAGCGTGGAACCCGTGGTCATGATGCACATGAACATTCAAG ATTCTGGCACACAGCCTGGTGGAGTTCCGAGTGCTCCCACTGGCCCCCTAGGACCCCCTGGTCATGGCCAGACCCTGG GCTCCACCCTCATCcagctgccctccctgccccctgagTTCATGCACGCCGTCGCCCACCagatcactcatcaggccatggtggcAGCTGTTGCCTCCGCGGCCGCAG GACAGCAGGTCCCAGGCTTCCCGACAGCTCCAACCCGGGTGGTGATTGCCCGGCCCACCCCTCCACAGGCTAGGCCTTCCCATCCTGGGGGCCCCCCAGTCTCAGGGGCTCTG CAGGGCGCTGGGCTGGGTACCAATGCCTCCTTGGCCCAGATGGTGAGCGGCCTTGTGGGGCAGCTTCTTATGCAGCCTGTCCTTGTGG CTCAGGGGACCCCAGGAATGGCTccacctccagctcctgccactgCTTCAGCCAGTGCTGGCACCACCAACACAGCTACCACAGCAGGCCCGGCCCCGGGGGGGCCTGCCCAGCCTCCACCCCCTCAAACCTCCACTGCTGATCTTCAATTCTCTCAGCTCTTGGGGAACCTGCTGGGGCCTGCAGGGCCAGGGACTGGAGGGCCTGGCATGGCTTCTCCCACCATCACTGTGGCGATGCCTGGTGTCCCTGCCTTTCTCCAAGGCATGACTGACTTCTTGCAG gcccctccacctcctccaccacccccacccccacccccggccccagAGCAGCAGACCATGCCCCCACCAGGGTCCCCTTCTGGTGGCGCAGGGAGTCCTGGAGGCCGGGGTCCTGAGAGCCTGCCACCAGAGTTTTATACCTCGGTGGTGCAGGGTGTGCTAAGCTCCCTGCTGGGCTCCTTGGGGGCTCGGGCTGGCAGCAGTGAAAGTATCGCTGCTTTCATACAACGCCTCAGTGGATCCAGCAACATCTTTGAGCCTGGAGCTGATGGGGCCCTCG gcttCTTTGGGGccctgctttctcttctgtgcCAGAACTTTTCCATGGTGGATGTGGTGATGCTTCTCCACGGGCATTTCCAGCCACTGCAGcggctccagccccagctgcGATCCTTCTTCCACCAGCACTACCTGGGTGGCCAGGAGCCCACACCTGGTAACATCAGG ACGGCCACCCACACCTTGATCACGGGGTTAGAAGAATATGTGCGGGAGAGTTTT TCTTTGGTGCAGGTTCAGCCAGGTGTGGACATCATCCGGACAAACCTGGAATTTCTCCAAGAGCAGTTTAATAGCATTGCTGCTCATGTGCTGCACTGCACAG ACAGTGGATTTGGGGCCCGTTTGCTGGAGTTGTGTAACCAGGGCCTGTTTGAATGCCTGGCCTTGAACCTGCACTGCTTGGGAGGACAGCAGATGGAGCTTGCGGCTGTCATCAATGGCCGAATT CGTCGCATGTCTCGTGGGGTAAATCCGTCCTTGGTAAGCTGGCTCACCACAATGATGGGACTGAGGCTTCAGGTGGTACTGGAGCACATGCCGGTAGGCCCTGATGCCATCCTCAGATATGTTCGCAGGATTGGTGATCCCCCCCAG CCACTTTCTGAGGAGCCAATGGAAGTTCAGGGATCAGAGAGAACTTCCCCTGAGCCTCAG CGAGAGAatgcttccccagcccctgggacaACAGCAGAAGAGGCTATGTCCCGAGGTCCACCTCCTGCCCCTGAGGGGGGCTCCCGAGATGAACAGGATGGAGCTTCAGCTGAGACAGAACCTTGGGCAGCTGCAGTCCCCCCA gaatgGGTCCCTATTATCCAGCAGGACATTCAAAGCCAGCGGAAGGTGAAACCACAGCCCCCCCTGAGTGACGCCTACCTCAGTGGTATGCCTGCCAAGAGACGCAAG ctccGGGCTGATATACAAAAGCGACTGCAGGAAGACCCCAATTACAGCCCCCAGCGCTTCCCTAATGCCCACCGGGCCTTTGCTGACGATCCCTAG
- the BAG6 gene encoding large proline-rich protein BAG6 isoform X13, with the protein MRSTTDAGAVGPAGDGGGGGGSLGCSASSHLGRPRSVSPPETYCLGPRTFSSCPTKVKLGDLGGAGSTASRSPNTIGETEVAVGGRELSAMEPNDSTSTTMEEPDSLEVLVKTLDSQTRTFIVGAQMNVKEFKEHIAASVSIPSEKQRLIYQGRVLQDDKKLQEYNVGGKVIHLVERAPPQTQLPSGASSGTGSASATHGGGPPPGTRGPGASVHDRNANSYVMVGTFNLPSDGSAVDVHINMEQAPIQSEPRVRLVMAQHMIRDIQTLLSRMECRGGSQAQHSQPPPQTPTVAPEPVALSSQTSEPVESEAPPREPMEAEEVEERAPAQSPELTPSGPAPAGPTPAPETNAPNHPSPAEYVEVLQELQRLESRLQPFLQRYYEVLGAAATTDYNNNQEGREEDQRLINLVGESLRLLGNTFVALSDLRCNLACAPPRHLHVVRPMSHYTTPMVLQQAAIPIQINVGTTVTMTGNGTRPPPAPNAEAPPPGPGQASSLAPSSTTVESSTEGAPPPGPAPPPTTSHPRVIRISHQSVEPVVMMHMNIQDSGTQPGGVPSAPTGPLGPPGHGQTLGSTLIQLPSLPPEFMHAVAHQITHQAMVAAVASAAAGQQVPGFPTAPTRVVIARPTPPQARPSHPGGPPVSGALGAGLGTNASLAQMVSGLVGQLLMQPVLVAQGTPGMAPPPAPATASASAGTTNTATTAGPAPGGPAQPPPPQTSTADLQFSQLLGNLLGPAGPGTGGPGMASPTITVAMPGVPAFLQGMTDFLQAPPPPPPPPPPPPAPEQQTMPPPGSPSGGAGSPGGRGPESLPPEFYTSVVQGVLSSLLGSLGARAGSSESIAAFIQRLSGSSNIFEPGADGALGFFGALLSLLCQNFSMVDVVMLLHGHFQPLQRLQPQLRSFFHQHYLGGQEPTPGNIRTATHTLITGLEEYVRESFSLVQVQPGVDIIRTNLEFLQEQFNSIAAHVLHCTDSGFGARLLELCNQGLFECLALNLHCLGGQQMELAAVINGRIRRMSRGVNPSLVSWLTTMMGLRLQVVLEHMPVGPDAILRYVRRIGDPPQPLSEEPMEVQGSERTSPEPQRENASPAPGTTAEEAMSRGPPPAPEGGSRDEQDGASAETEPWAAAVPPEWVPIIQQDIQSQRKVKPQPPLSDAYLSGMPAKRRKLRADIQKRLQEDPNYSPQRFPNAHRAFADDP; encoded by the exons ATGCGCAGTACGACGGACGCAGGCGCAGTAGGTCCCGCGggcgacggcggcggcggcggcggctccttGGGGTGCTCGGCTTCTTCCCATCTAGGCCGGCCCCGGTCCGTCTCGCCCCCAGAAACTTACTGTTTGGGGCCGCGGACCTTTTCGTCTTGCCCCACAAAAGTAAAGCTTGGAGACCTAGGGGGAGCCGGAAGTACCGCCTCGCGATCCCCAAATACTATCGGGGAAACGGAAGTGGCCGTCGGTGGCAG AGAACTGTCGGCCATGGAGCCCAATGATAGTACCAGTACCACTATGGAAGAGCCTGACAGCCTGGAGGTGCTGGTGAAGACTCTGGACTCTCAGACTCGGACCTTTATTGTGGGGGCCCAG ATGAATGTAAAGGAGTTTAAGGAGCACATTGCTGCCTCTGTCAGCATCCCTTCTGAGAAACAACGGCTCATCTACCAGGGACGAGTTCTACAGGATGATAAGAAGCTCCAGGAATACA aTGTTGGGGGAAAGGTTATCCACCTTGTGGAACGGGCTCCTCCTCAGACTCAGCTCCCTTCTGGGGCATCTTCTGGGACAGGGTCTGCCTCAGCCACCCATGGTGGGGGACCCCCCCCTGGTACTCGGGGGCCTGGGGCCTCTGTTCATGACCGGAATGCCAACAGCTATGTCATGGTTGGAACCTTCAATCTTCCT AGTGACGGCTCTGCTGTGGATGTTCACATCAACATGGAACAGGCCCCGATTCAG AGTGAGCCCAGAGTACGGCTGGTGATGGCTCAGCATATGATCAGGGACATACAAACCTTACTCTCCCGGATGGAG TGTCGAGGGGGATCCCAAGCACAGCACAGTCAGCCGCCCCCGCAGACACCAACTGTGGCCCCGGAGCCAGTAGCTTTGAGCTCTCAAACATCAGAACCGGTTGAAAGCGAAGCACCTCCTCGGGAGCCCATGGAGGCAGAAGAAGTGGAGGAGCGTGCCCCAGCCCAGAGCCCGGAGCTCACCCCTTCTGGCCCAGCCCCAGCGGGCCCAACGCCGGCCCCAGAGACAAATGCACCCAA CCATCCCTCCCCTGCGGAGTATGTTGAGGTGCTCCAGGAACTACAGCGGCTTGAGAGCCGCCTCCAGCCCTTCCTGCAGCGCTACTATGAGGTTCTGGGTGCTGCTGCCACCACGGACTACAACAATAAT CAAGAAGGCCGTGAAGAGGACCAGCGCCTGATCAACCTGGTCGGGGAGAGCCTGCGGCTGCTGGGCAACACCTTTGTGGCACTGTCTGACCTGCGCTGCAATCTGGCCTGTGCGCCCCCGCGACACCTGCATGTGGTCCGGCCTATGTCTCATTACACCACCCCCATGGTGCTCCAGCAGGCAGCCATCCCCATCCAG ATCAATGTGGGGACCACTGTGACCATGACGGGGAATGGGACTCGGCCCCCCCCGGCTCCCAATGCAGAGGCACCTCCCCCTGGTCCTGGGCAGGCCTCGTCCCTGGCTCCCTCTTCGACCACTGTCGAGTCTTCAACTGAGGGGGCTCCCCCCCCAGGACCAGCTCCCCCACCGACCACCAGCCACCCGAGGGTCATCCGGATTTCCCACCAGAGCGTGGAACCCGTGGTCATGATGCACATGAACATTCAAG ATTCTGGCACACAGCCTGGTGGAGTTCCGAGTGCTCCCACTGGCCCCCTAGGACCCCCTGGTCATGGCCAGACCCTGG GCTCCACCCTCATCcagctgccctccctgccccctgagTTCATGCACGCCGTCGCCCACCagatcactcatcaggccatggtggcAGCTGTTGCCTCCGCGGCCGCAG GACAGCAGGTCCCAGGCTTCCCGACAGCTCCAACCCGGGTGGTGATTGCCCGGCCCACCCCTCCACAGGCTAGGCCTTCCCATCCTGGGGGCCCCCCAGTCTCAGGGGCTCTG GGCGCTGGGCTGGGTACCAATGCCTCCTTGGCCCAGATGGTGAGCGGCCTTGTGGGGCAGCTTCTTATGCAGCCTGTCCTTGTGG CTCAGGGGACCCCAGGAATGGCTccacctccagctcctgccactgCTTCAGCCAGTGCTGGCACCACCAACACAGCTACCACAGCAGGCCCGGCCCCGGGGGGGCCTGCCCAGCCTCCACCCCCTCAAACCTCCACTGCTGATCTTCAATTCTCTCAGCTCTTGGGGAACCTGCTGGGGCCTGCAGGGCCAGGGACTGGAGGGCCTGGCATGGCTTCTCCCACCATCACTGTGGCGATGCCTGGTGTCCCTGCCTTTCTCCAAGGCATGACTGACTTCTTGCAG gcccctccacctcctccaccacccccacccccacccccggccccagAGCAGCAGACCATGCCCCCACCAGGGTCCCCTTCTGGTGGCGCAGGGAGTCCTGGAGGCCGGGGTCCTGAGAGCCTGCCACCAGAGTTTTATACCTCGGTGGTGCAGGGTGTGCTAAGCTCCCTGCTGGGCTCCTTGGGGGCTCGGGCTGGCAGCAGTGAAAGTATCGCTGCTTTCATACAACGCCTCAGTGGATCCAGCAACATCTTTGAGCCTGGAGCTGATGGGGCCCTCG gcttCTTTGGGGccctgctttctcttctgtgcCAGAACTTTTCCATGGTGGATGTGGTGATGCTTCTCCACGGGCATTTCCAGCCACTGCAGcggctccagccccagctgcGATCCTTCTTCCACCAGCACTACCTGGGTGGCCAGGAGCCCACACCTGGTAACATCAGG ACGGCCACCCACACCTTGATCACGGGGTTAGAAGAATATGTGCGGGAGAGTTTT TCTTTGGTGCAGGTTCAGCCAGGTGTGGACATCATCCGGACAAACCTGGAATTTCTCCAAGAGCAGTTTAATAGCATTGCTGCTCATGTGCTGCACTGCACAG ACAGTGGATTTGGGGCCCGTTTGCTGGAGTTGTGTAACCAGGGCCTGTTTGAATGCCTGGCCTTGAACCTGCACTGCTTGGGAGGACAGCAGATGGAGCTTGCGGCTGTCATCAATGGCCGAATT CGTCGCATGTCTCGTGGGGTAAATCCGTCCTTGGTAAGCTGGCTCACCACAATGATGGGACTGAGGCTTCAGGTGGTACTGGAGCACATGCCGGTAGGCCCTGATGCCATCCTCAGATATGTTCGCAGGATTGGTGATCCCCCCCAG CCACTTTCTGAGGAGCCAATGGAAGTTCAGGGATCAGAGAGAACTTCCCCTGAGCCTCAG CGAGAGAatgcttccccagcccctgggacaACAGCAGAAGAGGCTATGTCCCGAGGTCCACCTCCTGCCCCTGAGGGGGGCTCCCGAGATGAACAGGATGGAGCTTCAGCTGAGACAGAACCTTGGGCAGCTGCAGTCCCCCCA gaatgGGTCCCTATTATCCAGCAGGACATTCAAAGCCAGCGGAAGGTGAAACCACAGCCCCCCCTGAGTGACGCCTACCTCAGTGGTATGCCTGCCAAGAGACGCAAG ctccGGGCTGATATACAAAAGCGACTGCAGGAAGACCCCAATTACAGCCCCCAGCGCTTCCCTAATGCCCACCGGGCCTTTGCTGACGATCCCTAG
- the BAG6 gene encoding large proline-rich protein BAG6 isoform X3, with translation MRSTTDAGAVGPAGDGGGGGGSLGCSASSHLGRPRSVSPPETYCLGPRTFSSCPTKVKLGDLGGAGSTASRSPNTIGETEVAVGGRELSAMEPNDSTSTTMEEPDSLEVLVKTLDSQTRTFIVGAQMNVKEFKEHIAASVSIPSEKQRLIYQGRVLQDDKKLQEYNVGGKVIHLVERAPPQTQLPSGASSGTGSASATHGGGPPPGTRGPGASVHDRNANSYVMVGTFNLPSEPRVRLVMAQHMIRDIQTLLSRMECRGGSQAQHSQPPPQTPTVAPEPVALSSQTSEPVESEAPPREPMEAEEVEERAPAQSPELTPSGPAPAGPTPAPETNAPNHPSPAEYVEVLQELQRLESRLQPFLQRYYEVLGAAATTDYNNNQEGREEDQRLINLVGESLRLLGNTFVALSDLRCNLACAPPRHLHVVRPMSHYTTPMVLQQAAIPIQINVGTTVTMTGNGTRPPPAPNAEAPPPGPGQASSLAPSSTTVESSTEGAPPPGPAPPPTTSHPRVIRISHQSVEPVVMMHMNIQDSGTQPGGVPSAPTGPLGPPGHGQTLGSTLIQLPSLPPEFMHAVAHQITHQAMVAAVASAAAGQQVPGFPTAPTRVVIARPTPPQARPSHPGGPPVSGALQGAGLGTNASLAQMVSGLVGQLLMQPVLVAQGTPGMAPPPAPATASASAGTTNTATTAGPAPGGPAQPPPPQTSTADLQFSQLLGNLLGPAGPGTGGPGMASPTITVAMPGVPAFLQGMTDFLQAPPPPPPPPPPPPAPEQQTMPPPGSPSGGAGSPGGRGPESLPPEFYTSVVQGVLSSLLGSLGARAGSSESIAAFIQRLSGSSNIFEPGADGALGFFGALLSLLCQNFSMVDVVMLLHGHFQPLQRLQPQLRSFFHQHYLGGQEPTPGNIRTATHTLITGLEEYVRESFSLVQVQPGVDIIRTNLEFLQEQFNSIAAHVLHCTDSGFGARLLELCNQGLFECLALNLHCLGGQQMELAAVINGRIRRMSRGVNPSLVSWLTTMMGLRLQVVLEHMPVGPDAILRYVRRIGDPPQPLSEEPMEVQGSERTSPEPQRENASPAPGTTAEEAMSRGPPPAPEGGSRDEQDGASAETEPWAAAVPPEWVPIIQQDIQSQRKVKPQPPLSDAYLSGMPAKRRKTMQGEGPQLLLSEAVSRAAKAAGARPLTSPESLSRDLEAPEVQESYRQQLRADIQKRLQEDPNYSPQRFPNAHRAFADDP, from the exons ATGCGCAGTACGACGGACGCAGGCGCAGTAGGTCCCGCGggcgacggcggcggcggcggcggctccttGGGGTGCTCGGCTTCTTCCCATCTAGGCCGGCCCCGGTCCGTCTCGCCCCCAGAAACTTACTGTTTGGGGCCGCGGACCTTTTCGTCTTGCCCCACAAAAGTAAAGCTTGGAGACCTAGGGGGAGCCGGAAGTACCGCCTCGCGATCCCCAAATACTATCGGGGAAACGGAAGTGGCCGTCGGTGGCAG AGAACTGTCGGCCATGGAGCCCAATGATAGTACCAGTACCACTATGGAAGAGCCTGACAGCCTGGAGGTGCTGGTGAAGACTCTGGACTCTCAGACTCGGACCTTTATTGTGGGGGCCCAG ATGAATGTAAAGGAGTTTAAGGAGCACATTGCTGCCTCTGTCAGCATCCCTTCTGAGAAACAACGGCTCATCTACCAGGGACGAGTTCTACAGGATGATAAGAAGCTCCAGGAATACA aTGTTGGGGGAAAGGTTATCCACCTTGTGGAACGGGCTCCTCCTCAGACTCAGCTCCCTTCTGGGGCATCTTCTGGGACAGGGTCTGCCTCAGCCACCCATGGTGGGGGACCCCCCCCTGGTACTCGGGGGCCTGGGGCCTCTGTTCATGACCGGAATGCCAACAGCTATGTCATGGTTGGAACCTTCAATCTTCCT AGTGAGCCCAGAGTACGGCTGGTGATGGCTCAGCATATGATCAGGGACATACAAACCTTACTCTCCCGGATGGAG TGTCGAGGGGGATCCCAAGCACAGCACAGTCAGCCGCCCCCGCAGACACCAACTGTGGCCCCGGAGCCAGTAGCTTTGAGCTCTCAAACATCAGAACCGGTTGAAAGCGAAGCACCTCCTCGGGAGCCCATGGAGGCAGAAGAAGTGGAGGAGCGTGCCCCAGCCCAGAGCCCGGAGCTCACCCCTTCTGGCCCAGCCCCAGCGGGCCCAACGCCGGCCCCAGAGACAAATGCACCCAA CCATCCCTCCCCTGCGGAGTATGTTGAGGTGCTCCAGGAACTACAGCGGCTTGAGAGCCGCCTCCAGCCCTTCCTGCAGCGCTACTATGAGGTTCTGGGTGCTGCTGCCACCACGGACTACAACAATAAT CAAGAAGGCCGTGAAGAGGACCAGCGCCTGATCAACCTGGTCGGGGAGAGCCTGCGGCTGCTGGGCAACACCTTTGTGGCACTGTCTGACCTGCGCTGCAATCTGGCCTGTGCGCCCCCGCGACACCTGCATGTGGTCCGGCCTATGTCTCATTACACCACCCCCATGGTGCTCCAGCAGGCAGCCATCCCCATCCAG ATCAATGTGGGGACCACTGTGACCATGACGGGGAATGGGACTCGGCCCCCCCCGGCTCCCAATGCAGAGGCACCTCCCCCTGGTCCTGGGCAGGCCTCGTCCCTGGCTCCCTCTTCGACCACTGTCGAGTCTTCAACTGAGGGGGCTCCCCCCCCAGGACCAGCTCCCCCACCGACCACCAGCCACCCGAGGGTCATCCGGATTTCCCACCAGAGCGTGGAACCCGTGGTCATGATGCACATGAACATTCAAG ATTCTGGCACACAGCCTGGTGGAGTTCCGAGTGCTCCCACTGGCCCCCTAGGACCCCCTGGTCATGGCCAGACCCTGG GCTCCACCCTCATCcagctgccctccctgccccctgagTTCATGCACGCCGTCGCCCACCagatcactcatcaggccatggtggcAGCTGTTGCCTCCGCGGCCGCAG GACAGCAGGTCCCAGGCTTCCCGACAGCTCCAACCCGGGTGGTGATTGCCCGGCCCACCCCTCCACAGGCTAGGCCTTCCCATCCTGGGGGCCCCCCAGTCTCAGGGGCTCTG CAGGGCGCTGGGCTGGGTACCAATGCCTCCTTGGCCCAGATGGTGAGCGGCCTTGTGGGGCAGCTTCTTATGCAGCCTGTCCTTGTGG CTCAGGGGACCCCAGGAATGGCTccacctccagctcctgccactgCTTCAGCCAGTGCTGGCACCACCAACACAGCTACCACAGCAGGCCCGGCCCCGGGGGGGCCTGCCCAGCCTCCACCCCCTCAAACCTCCACTGCTGATCTTCAATTCTCTCAGCTCTTGGGGAACCTGCTGGGGCCTGCAGGGCCAGGGACTGGAGGGCCTGGCATGGCTTCTCCCACCATCACTGTGGCGATGCCTGGTGTCCCTGCCTTTCTCCAAGGCATGACTGACTTCTTGCAG gcccctccacctcctccaccacccccacccccacccccggccccagAGCAGCAGACCATGCCCCCACCAGGGTCCCCTTCTGGTGGCGCAGGGAGTCCTGGAGGCCGGGGTCCTGAGAGCCTGCCACCAGAGTTTTATACCTCGGTGGTGCAGGGTGTGCTAAGCTCCCTGCTGGGCTCCTTGGGGGCTCGGGCTGGCAGCAGTGAAAGTATCGCTGCTTTCATACAACGCCTCAGTGGATCCAGCAACATCTTTGAGCCTGGAGCTGATGGGGCCCTCG gcttCTTTGGGGccctgctttctcttctgtgcCAGAACTTTTCCATGGTGGATGTGGTGATGCTTCTCCACGGGCATTTCCAGCCACTGCAGcggctccagccccagctgcGATCCTTCTTCCACCAGCACTACCTGGGTGGCCAGGAGCCCACACCTGGTAACATCAGG ACGGCCACCCACACCTTGATCACGGGGTTAGAAGAATATGTGCGGGAGAGTTTT TCTTTGGTGCAGGTTCAGCCAGGTGTGGACATCATCCGGACAAACCTGGAATTTCTCCAAGAGCAGTTTAATAGCATTGCTGCTCATGTGCTGCACTGCACAG ACAGTGGATTTGGGGCCCGTTTGCTGGAGTTGTGTAACCAGGGCCTGTTTGAATGCCTGGCCTTGAACCTGCACTGCTTGGGAGGACAGCAGATGGAGCTTGCGGCTGTCATCAATGGCCGAATT CGTCGCATGTCTCGTGGGGTAAATCCGTCCTTGGTAAGCTGGCTCACCACAATGATGGGACTGAGGCTTCAGGTGGTACTGGAGCACATGCCGGTAGGCCCTGATGCCATCCTCAGATATGTTCGCAGGATTGGTGATCCCCCCCAG CCACTTTCTGAGGAGCCAATGGAAGTTCAGGGATCAGAGAGAACTTCCCCTGAGCCTCAG CGAGAGAatgcttccccagcccctgggacaACAGCAGAAGAGGCTATGTCCCGAGGTCCACCTCCTGCCCCTGAGGGGGGCTCCCGAGATGAACAGGATGGAGCTTCAGCTGAGACAGAACCTTGGGCAGCTGCAGTCCCCCCA gaatgGGTCCCTATTATCCAGCAGGACATTCAAAGCCAGCGGAAGGTGAAACCACAGCCCCCCCTGAGTGACGCCTACCTCAGTGGTATGCCTGCCAAGAGACGCAAG ACGATGCAGGGTGAGGGCCCCCAGCTGCTTCTCTCAGAGGCCGTGAGCCGGGCAGCTAAGGCAGCCGGAGCTCGGCCCCTGACAAGCCCCGAGAGCCTGAGCCGGGACCTGGAGGCACCAGAGGTTCAGGAGAGCTACAGGCAGCAG ctccGGGCTGATATACAAAAGCGACTGCAGGAAGACCCCAATTACAGCCCCCAGCGCTTCCCTAATGCCCACCGGGCCTTTGCTGACGATCCCTAG